The following proteins come from a genomic window of Miscanthus floridulus cultivar M001 chromosome 2, ASM1932011v1, whole genome shotgun sequence:
- the LOC136519543 gene encoding glutamate decarboxylase 1-like, with the protein MVLSHGVGGSDESVHSTFASRYVRTSLPRFRMPEQSIPKEAAYQIINDELMLDGNPRLNLASFVTTWMEPECDKLIQASVNKNYVDMDEYPVTTELQNRCVNMIAHLFNAPLGDSETAVGVGTVGSSEAIMLAGLAFKRRWQNKMKAAGKPCDKPNIVTGANVQVCWEKFARYFEVELKEVKLSDGYYVMDPQKAVDMVDENTICVAAILGSTLNGEFEDVKLLNDLLTKKNAETGWDTPIHVDAASGGFIAPFLYPELEWDFRLPLVKSINVSGHKYGLVYAGIGWCIWRTREDLPEELIFHINYLGADQPTFTLNFSKGSSQVIAQYYQLIRLGFEGYKNIMENCQENAMVLKQGLEKTGKFNIVSKDNGVPLVAFSLKDSSRHNEFEISDFLRRFGWIVPAYTMPPDAQHVTVLRVVIREDFSRTLAERLVLDIEKVLHELDALPARVPSGDLAALAAAEESERVMEKKRQVISLWKRAVLAKKKTNGVC; encoded by the exons ATGGTGCTGTCACACGGCGTCGGCGGCTCCGATGAGTCCGTCCACTCCACGTTCGCGTCCCGCTACGTCCGCACCTCCCTGCCCAG GTTCCGGATGCCGGAGCAGTCGATCCCCAAGGAGGCGGCGTACCAGATCATCAACGACGAGCTGATGCTGGACGGGAACCCGCGGCTGAACCTGGCGTCCTTCGTCACCACGTGGATGGAGCCCGAGTGCGACAAGCTCATCCAGGCCTCCGTCAACAAGAACTACGTCGACATGGACGAGTACCCCGTCACCACCGAGCTGCAG AACCGGTGCGTGAACATGATCGCGCATCTCTTCAACGCTCCTCTCGGGGACTCTGAAACCGCAGTTGGAGTGGGCACCGTCGGCTCTTCCGAGGCCATCATGCTGGCTGGGCTGGCGTTCAAGAGGCGTTGGCAGAACAAGATGAAGGCCGCCGGCAAGCCCTGCGACAAGCCAAACATTGTCACCGGTGCCAATGTGCAA GTTTGCTGGGAGAAGTTCGCGCGCTACTTCGAGGTGGAGCTGAAGGAAGTGAAGCTGAGCGACGGCTACTACGTCATGGACCCGCAGAAGGCCGTGGACATGGTGGACGAGAACACCATCTGCGTCGCGGCCATCCTGGGCTCCACGCTGAACGGCGAGTTCGAGGACGTCAAGCTGCTCAACGACCTGCTCACCAAGAAGAACGCGGAGACAGG CTGGGACACGCCGATCCACGTGGACGCAGCGAGTGGCGGGTTCATCGCGCCGTTCCTGTACCCGGAACTGGAGTGGGACTTCCGTCTGCCGCTCGTGAAGAGCATCAACGTCAGTGGGCACAAGTATGGCCTGGTCTACGCCGGCATCGGGTGGTGCATCTGGAGGACCAGAGAGGACCTGCCGGAGGAGCTCATCTTCCACATCAACTACCTCGGCGCCGACCAGCCCACCTTCACCCTCAACTTCTCCAAAG GTTCCAGCCAGGTCATTGCACAGTACTACCAGCTGATCCGACTTGGCTTTGAG GGTTACAAGAACATCATGGAGAACTGCCAGGAGAACGCGATGGTTCTGAAGCAAGGTCTGGAGAAGACAGGCAAGTTCAACATCGTGTCCAAGGACAACGGCGTGCCGCTGGTGGCCTTCTCCCTCAAGGACAGCAGCCGGCACAACGAGTTCGAGATCTCCGACTTTCTGCGTCGGTTCGGCTGGATCGTGCCGGCCTACACCATGCCCCCCGACGCGCAGCACGTGACGGTGCTCCGCGTCGTCATCCGCGAGGACTTCAGCCGCACCCTCGCCGAGCGCCTGGTGCTCGACATCGAGAAGGTGCTGCACGAGCTGGACGCGCTGCCCGCACGCGTCCCCAGCGGCGacctcgccgcgctcgccgccgccgaggagAGCGAGAGGGTGATGGAGAAGAAGCGCCAGGTGATCTCGCTCTGGAAGAGGGCCGTCCTCGCCAAGAAGAAGACCAACGGCGTCTGCTAA